From the Pseudodesulfovibrio indicus genome, the window TGTTCGTCCTGTTCTCCATTCACGCATACGCCGGGAGCCTGCTCGCATGAAACGGTTATGGATCGCCAGTTCACTCGTCTTCGCCCTGCTCCTCCAGCCCTTGGCCGCCACGGCCGCGCCGCTGGACGACGCCATAGCCCTCTACAATCAGAAACAATACCGCGAAGCCCTGCCGACCATTCGCGGCGAGGCGAAAAAGGGCGACTCCACGGCTCAATGGTATCTCGCCCAGATGTACTACTACGGCCAAGAGGTGGGACAGAATTACGCCGAGTGCGCCCAATGGAGCTTCAAGGCCGCCGAACAGGGCAACACCAAGGCCCAATACGGTCTCGGATTCCTCTATGAAGAAGGCTTGGGGGTTCCTCAGGACATCCAGAAGGCGTTCACATGGTATGCAAAGGCTGCCGAGGCGGGGCACCCGACCGCCCAGGAGATAGTCGCCACCATGTATATGAAGGGATTGGGCGTGGGAAAAAGCTACGGCCAGGCCCTCCGCTGGTATACCGAGGCGGCCGGAAGGGGAAGCCGATTCTCCCGCTATCAACTCGGCAGAATGTATTTCTACGGTTACGGCGTCGAAAAAGATGAGACGAGAGGGGCCAAATACTACGAAATGGCCGCCCAGGACGGACAGGTCGACGCGCAGCGGGAACTGGCCCGGTACCTCACCGGCCTCAAGGACCAGCCCGGGAAACGGGTCGAGGGCGTGGCATGGTACGTCAAGGCCGCAAATCAGGGCGACGGGGAAAGCATGTCCATGCTCGCCTGCTATTACAGCGACCTGGGCGACAACAACGCAGCGCTGACCCTGCACCGCCGCGCCGCCGAGATGGACATAGCCCTCTCCCAACAGGAATACGGCAAGATGCTTTGCGCCGGAAAGGGAACCGAGGTGGATTACGAGAAAGGATTCATCTGGCTGTCCAAGGCCGCCCACCAGCACCAGCCGCAAAGCCAGTATCTCCTCGGCATGATGTACGAACTCGGCAAGGGCGTGGCACCCGACGAGCAGATGGCCTACGCTTGGTACAGCGTGGCCGATCTTTACGGCTACCCTCCCGCCGCCGAGCACAAGGCCGCCGTCCGGCTCAGGCTGACCGCCGCCCAGATCGAGGAGGGGGACGCTCAGGCCGAAACCATCATGAGCAGCTATTAGCATGTTCCCGTTTCTCAACTCACTCCAAAGGCGGGAATCCACCATGTCCAAATGGCGCCGCGCACCACTCCTCGCCGTCCTCATTCTGCTCGCAATCGCCGGGTGCAAGGCGGAAACGAATACCGCGCCGGAAGCCGTCCACCCTCGAGAAACCTATTTCATCGAGATCACGGACTACTCGGCATTCAGCGCCAAGGCACCCCTGGCCGAGAGGATCGACAAGGAACTCTCGGGCGACAACCTCACCGCCGGGCAGGGCCTGCAGGCCGTGGACTGGCCCTGCCGCATCCTGCTGACCAACGGCGCGGTTCAGCAACTGGCTCACGATTCCCTCGGAAGCCCCCCCGTTCCCGTACCCCTGGACCCCATCTCGGCCCTGGTCAACGCCTTCTACTTCGTGGGCTGGTCGGCCAAAGAGGCGGGCAAGCAGGCGGTCAACGCCGGAACCCCGAACTACATCGTGCGCATGCGCATGCATGTCCTCGCGCCCGAAGGGACCGTCTGGCGCATCGAGGAAGAGATTCCCCTCTATACCCTCGACAAGGACAAGAGCCGGGAACACGTTGCCCGCGAAGGCGCGGACAAGGTGGCCGAAATCCTGACCGCATTCCGCTCCGGCCAGCCCCCGCAGAACGCCGTCGTGGAAACCAACGACCACGAACTGAAGTGCATGCGCGGGGAAGCGAAATAGCTCCCTGCCCCTGATATCCGTGCCGAACCGGCGCGGTTTACACTTCATCCCGTCCTTGCCATAATACGGGTCTTCGACGAGGCCCGCATATTTGTATTGACTTTTGGGGACCGCGCCCATAAGCCGCGCTATCGCATTGGCGGACGAGGTGTACGCCGCGGCCAACCTCGGGATATTCCCGAGTCCCGACAGGCAGGAGGATTGGTGAGTGATCCCTACCCTGGAACGATGGACCACCGAACGGTCCGCTGAACTCTACGGCGTCAGCGAATGGGGCGCCGGCTTCTTCGGCATCTCCCCGAACGGCGACCTGCAGGTGACGGCCGAGCCCGGCAACTTCACCAACGCGGTCAGCATCCCCGAAATCATCGCCGGAATCCAGGCGCGCGGCCTGGACATGCCGGTCCTCCTGCGCATCGAGAACCTTCTCGAAACGCAGATTTCCCTGCTGAACACCAACTTTCTCACGGCCATCAAGAGCTTGAATTACAAGGGCTCCTACCTGGGCGCGTACCCCATCAAGGTCAACCAGCAGCAACAGGTGGTGGAGGCCGTGACCCATCACGGCAAGAAATACCACCACGGGCTGGAGGCGGGCAGCAAGGCCGAGCTCATAGCGGCCATGGGCATGCACACCGACGACGAGTCCGTGCTGGTCTGCAACGGCTACAAGGACGAGGAATTCATCAACCTCGGCCTGCACGCCACCCAACTCGGCTACAACTGCGTGCTGGTCATCGAGATGCCCGGCGAGCTGCCCCTGATCATCGAGCGGTCCAAGGCCCTGGGCGTGAAGCCCATCCTCGGCGTGCGCGTCAAGCTCTCGTCCCAGGCCAACGGGCTGTGGGCCGAATCCGGCGGCGACCGCTCCATCTTCGGCCTCAACGCGGCCCAGATCGTGGACATCATCGACCGCCTCAAGGATGCGGACATGCTCGACTGCCTGCAACTGCTCCACTACCACCTCGGCTCGCAGATCCCGAACATCCGCGAGATCCGCAACGGCGTGGCCGAGGCGAGCCGCGTCTACGCGGGCCTGGTGGCCGAGGGCGCGGGCATGCGCTACCTGGACCTCGGCGGCGGTCTGGCCGTGGACTACGACGGCACCCAGACCAACTTCATGTCCAGCCGCAACTACTCGGTGGACGAATACTGCGTGGACGTGGTCGAGGGCGTCATGACCGTGCTCGACGAGCAGGAGGTGGACCACCCGATCATCATCACCGAGTCGGGCCGGGCGCTGGTCGCCTACTACTCCATGCTGCTGTTCAACGTGCTGGACACCGCCCGCTTCGAGCCGGAGCCGCTGCCCGACTCCCTGCCCGAAGACACCTACATCCACACCCAGCACCTGTTCGAGACATTACAATCCTTGAACCTGCGCAACGTCCAGGCGTGCTTCAACGACATCCTCTACTACCGCGACGAGGTGCGCCAGGCGTTCAACCAGGGCAAGATCACCTTCCGCGAGCGCGCCCTGGGCGAGCACGTCTACTGGCAGACCATCCGGCGCATCGCCGCCCTGGCCCGCGAGCTGCCCGCCATCCCCCACGAATTCGAAGGGATCATCCAGACCCTGTCGGACATCTACTACTGCAATTTCAGCGTGTTCCAATCCCTGCCGGACGCCTGGGCCATCGGCCAGCTCTTCCCGATAATGCCGGTCCACCGGCTGAACGAGCCGCCCACCCGCGAGGGGTTCCTGGCCGACATCACCTGCGACTGCGACGGCAAGATCGACCGTTTCATCGACCGCCAGGGCGTCAAGCGGACCATGCCCCTGCACGCCCTGCGCGAAATGGAGCAGTATTACCTGGGCGCGTTCCTGGTGGGCGCGTACCAGGAGACCCTGGGCGACCTGCACAACCTGCTGGGCGACACCAACATCGTCACCGTCCGCATCCACGAGGACGGCAAGTTCGACTTCGTGGGCGAAATGGAAGGCGACACCGTGGAGGACGTCCTGTCCTATGTGGAATACGACACCAAGGCGCTCCTGACCCGGTTCCGCGAAACCGCCGAGAAAGCCGTGCGCAAGGGCATGATCACCCCCAACCAGCGGCGCGAAATCCTTCAGGCCTACAAGGCCGGGCTCCAGGGGTACACCTACCTCGAAGGATAAGCTCGCCCGCAACGACAACGAAAAAAAGGGTCCGGCATGACGCCAGACCCTTTTTTCGTGCTCCGCGTTCCGCCCGTCAGCGGGTGTAGCGGCCCACGATCTCGTCCACCAGCCCTTCGTCGCGCATGTCGGCGAGGGCCTTGTTGATCTCCGGGATCATCGGCAGGAACGGCGACTTGCGGCTCACCCCCATGCACAGAACCCACTCCATGAACGATCTTTCGGAATGGTCGAACTTGCCGCGCAACTCCGGGTGGAGCCGGAACAACCCCCTGGCCACGATCTCGTTGCCCGGAAAGATGTCGATGCGACCGGACAGGAGCTTGCGGTAGTTGGCATAGTCGGTGCTAGCCGTGTCCACGCGCATGTTCTCGAGCATCTCGTCGAACCGCTCGCCGTAACTGTAGCCGAGGGTGACGCCGATGGTATAGTCGCGCAGGTCCTCCAGTTTGTCGAAATTTACCGGGCCGCCCTCCCGCTCCGCCGAGGACCAGATCAGCCCGCGCACGGTCATGACCGGATCGGTGAAGGCCGCGTACCGCTCCCGCTCCGGGGTCCTGATCAGGATCAGGACGCCGTCCTTCTCGCCGCTCTGGAGGTAGCTCAAGGCCCGCTTCAGGGGATACATGGTGAACTCGACGTTCAGGTCGAGCCGATTGAACAGCGCCCGGCCCAGCTCGACGGCGATGCCGTTCACCTGGCCGCGCTCCTCCATATAGAAAGGCGGGTAGTCGAAAGCCGCGAGGTGGATGGTCTGCCGCTCCCCGGCGGCCGCAGGGACGGACGACAGGGCGGACAGGAGCAGCAAGGCCGAGAAAAGAACGCGGGCGGACCGCCGCAATAAAGATTTCACGACCTCCCTCCGGCCGTTTCCGCACTCCCTGACCGCCATCCGCGCTCCTCTTGGACCCCATCGGGCAGGCCGTTGCGACCCGCCATCGTTGAATACTCTTCAAGTGATGTTAGACAATGCACTAGTTTTACTGGTCATGTCATCATTTTTTTAGGGCTGTCCGCGACCCCGCCCCGCTGGAACCCGTTCGGAGACCTCACCCCGGCCGCGGAGGGCAAGCTCCGGGGCGCGCCATTCGGCGAGATGAGCCGGGTGGCGGACAACCGGGACCTGCTGCCCCAAAGCGCGACACCGGAGAGCGATTCCCGGTCCTGATCAACAAGTACCTCTGCCGGACTCCGCCTGCTCTCCGAAGCCCCGGCGGACCCGGCTCATGGTTGATCCGCCCTTCCGACGAACCCGAGACGACAGAGGGCGCGAACAGCCGCCCGCGCCCCCTGCATCCGATGATCCCGATTGAGCCTATTGCGGCTTGGCCTGGGCCGACACGTCCTTGTAGGCGGGCTTCACGCCCCACATGGGGATGAAGACCGGCTTATCCCCGTCCAGCGGCACGGCGGAGAGCCTGACCCGGCTGTAGTCCTGGTTCTCGTAGGTACGGAAATACAGCTCCTTGCGAGACAGGTCGTAGACCGTGGTCCACTGGGTGTAGTCGTACTCCGGACGGTTGTTGGGCCCGGCCCCGCGCGACAGCCCCCGGGGAATGGTGAAATTGGCGATGAGGTTCATGCCCAGGTTCACGGCGCCGTCGGCGTCCGCGGGCTTCAGCGCGGTGTTGGCGTAGAACGCGGCGCGCACGAAGCGCGAGGGCGGGGTCTGGTCGCCGGGCAGGCCGAGGAGCCCGCTCCCCTCGCCCAGGGGCTTGACCGTATAATCGCCGAGCTTGAACGGCTGGGCGTTGTCGGGGCGCAGGCTGACGTAGTTGCGCAAATTCTCCAGGTGCCAGCCAAAGGACGGGGCGTTGGTGAACACGCCCACCGGATTGTCCGTTACCGCGACCTTCCCGCCCATGGACTCGATGACCACCGCCTTGCCCGTGGCGTCCATGACGTACCAGTGGACCAGGGTGTACATGTTCAGGCTCGGAACCTTGGCCCCGGCCAGCTTCAGGGCGGGCACCAGCTTCCTGACCTCGTCGATGGTCGCGCAGTTGCACAGCAGCCAGGTGCCGAGGTCCATCTGGGACACGGCCCGGCCATAGTCCTCCTTGGCGATCTTCGGGAACTCCGATTCCCCGGCGGGCATCCAGAAACCGGCCGCATACAACCCCTTCTCGTTCATGCCCTCCAGGGGGCTGGCCTGACCAAAGGCGTCCGGTCCCATGAAGGCGTACTTGCTCTTCCACTTGAGCCCTTCCTTGCCGTCCGGGGCCGTGGCGCTCCATGCCATGCCGCGCGGCGCGATCATGATGTCGGATTTGGTCGGCGAACCGAATTCGAGGGAGCGGGCAAAGGCCACGGACCCGTCCTCGGCGATCACTCTCAGTCCGGTGCAGGCCCGGGCCGGAACGGAGAGGGACAGGAACAGGGAGAGGGACAGCGCGAACAGCGACAGTCGGAAACAACAAAGGGAGAACATGAACAACCTCCTTGCGACACTGCGGTGCAACGTCTTTCGGACCGGGTTCGCTCCCGGTCTTCAAATATCTATGTCCGAAGTTCGCGGCCCCGTGTCAACATTATTAGCAATACTTTATATTCATTGCATGTATTTTACGCAGGAGGACAATAAAAAGGGGTGCGCCCGGATCGCGCACCCCTTCAAGGAAAACCCTTGTCCGACAACGGTCAGCGCCGCATTTCCTTGCGGTTGAGGACCACCAGCAGGTACTCGCCGAGATGCTGCACGGTGTTGATGAACCCCATGACCTGAAAATAGCGGCGGACTTCGAACCGCTCGATGACGCCCTGCTCGCGCAGTTCGATGAACCGCTTCTCCACCTGGTCCACGGCGGTGGCCAGGGGGCGCGAGTCATAGTGCGCGCCCGCGCCTATGGCGCGCAGCGCGTTGGCCGCCGCCTGGGCCAGCCGTTGCAGCTCCGGGGTCATGATGATGTCCCAGCCCTCGCCCTCCACCTCGTTGAGCAGGTTGGGCGTGGATTGCAGCCGCTCGA encodes:
- a CDS encoding linear amide C-N hydrolase produces the protein MFSLCCFRLSLFALSLSLFLSLSVPARACTGLRVIAEDGSVAFARSLEFGSPTKSDIMIAPRGMAWSATAPDGKEGLKWKSKYAFMGPDAFGQASPLEGMNEKGLYAAGFWMPAGESEFPKIAKEDYGRAVSQMDLGTWLLCNCATIDEVRKLVPALKLAGAKVPSLNMYTLVHWYVMDATGKAVVIESMGGKVAVTDNPVGVFTNAPSFGWHLENLRNYVSLRPDNAQPFKLGDYTVKPLGEGSGLLGLPGDQTPPSRFVRAAFYANTALKPADADGAVNLGMNLIANFTIPRGLSRGAGPNNRPEYDYTQWTTVYDLSRKELYFRTYENQDYSRVRLSAVPLDGDKPVFIPMWGVKPAYKDVSAQAKPQ
- a CDS encoding SEL1-like repeat protein, producing the protein MKRLWIASSLVFALLLQPLAATAAPLDDAIALYNQKQYREALPTIRGEAKKGDSTAQWYLAQMYYYGQEVGQNYAECAQWSFKAAEQGNTKAQYGLGFLYEEGLGVPQDIQKAFTWYAKAAEAGHPTAQEIVATMYMKGLGVGKSYGQALRWYTEAAGRGSRFSRYQLGRMYFYGYGVEKDETRGAKYYEMAAQDGQVDAQRELARYLTGLKDQPGKRVEGVAWYVKAANQGDGESMSMLACYYSDLGDNNAALTLHRRAAEMDIALSQQEYGKMLCAGKGTEVDYEKGFIWLSKAAHQHQPQSQYLLGMMYELGKGVAPDEQMAYAWYSVADLYGYPPAAEHKAAVRLRLTAAQIEEGDAQAETIMSSY
- the speA gene encoding biosynthetic arginine decarboxylase: MIPTLERWTTERSAELYGVSEWGAGFFGISPNGDLQVTAEPGNFTNAVSIPEIIAGIQARGLDMPVLLRIENLLETQISLLNTNFLTAIKSLNYKGSYLGAYPIKVNQQQQVVEAVTHHGKKYHHGLEAGSKAELIAAMGMHTDDESVLVCNGYKDEEFINLGLHATQLGYNCVLVIEMPGELPLIIERSKALGVKPILGVRVKLSSQANGLWAESGGDRSIFGLNAAQIVDIIDRLKDADMLDCLQLLHYHLGSQIPNIREIRNGVAEASRVYAGLVAEGAGMRYLDLGGGLAVDYDGTQTNFMSSRNYSVDEYCVDVVEGVMTVLDEQEVDHPIIITESGRALVAYYSMLLFNVLDTARFEPEPLPDSLPEDTYIHTQHLFETLQSLNLRNVQACFNDILYYRDEVRQAFNQGKITFRERALGEHVYWQTIRRIAALARELPAIPHEFEGIIQTLSDIYYCNFSVFQSLPDAWAIGQLFPIMPVHRLNEPPTREGFLADITCDCDGKIDRFIDRQGVKRTMPLHALREMEQYYLGAFLVGAYQETLGDLHNLLGDTNIVTVRIHEDGKFDFVGEMEGDTVEDVLSYVEYDTKALLTRFRETAEKAVRKGMITPNQRREILQAYKAGLQGYTYLEG
- a CDS encoding substrate-binding periplasmic protein, which encodes MKSLLRRSARVLFSALLLLSALSSVPAAAGERQTIHLAAFDYPPFYMEERGQVNGIAVELGRALFNRLDLNVEFTMYPLKRALSYLQSGEKDGVLILIRTPERERYAAFTDPVMTVRGLIWSSAEREGGPVNFDKLEDLRDYTIGVTLGYSYGERFDEMLENMRVDTASTDYANYRKLLSGRIDIFPGNEIVARGLFRLHPELRGKFDHSERSFMEWVLCMGVSRKSPFLPMIPEINKALADMRDEGLVDEIVGRYTR